Genomic window (Meiothermus sp. QL-1):
CTGAACTGGATAATCTCGGGAACACAGCGAAAGTGCTCCCGCAGCATGACCTGCCCCCCAAAGGAACTGCGAGCGATGTCGTACAGGGAGTACCTTCCATCAAAGAGGGCAGAGTTGGGGATATCCTTTAGGTAGGCCTGTTGGAGGTGCTCTACTTTGTCTACCTCCTCGCCTACGGCCAGTGGGCTCACTTGTTTGTCGTCGCCTACCACGATAACTTTTTTGGCCATGGCGAGCAGGATTAGACCAGAAAGATCGGTCTGACTGGCTTCATCCACGATGACCACATCGAAGATGTCGCGCTCTGGCCTGAATTGCTCAACCACCTGGGATAGGGGCATGATCCAAACTGGCACCGCTGAGCGGCACGCAGCCATCAGCCGGTTGGCCTGGGCTTTTAGCCTGGGGGCGCGCTTGCCGGTGCCCTTGCCGATTCTCTTGACCGTGTTCAGCCAGCCGGTTAGGGCTTGCTGTTGTTGGAGAGAGGTCTTTTTTATCTGCGCACTCCAGGCCTTGTGCTCTATGAGCTCGGCGGTTACGCGGTGGAGCGTTTTCTCTAGCTGAGCGATTTCACCTGCAGGTTTTGGATGGAGAGCTGGCCCCGTTCGTCTGGGTTAGCAGTCGGTACAGCCAAGCCTTTTCGGGTTCTTTAGGGGCTTGGGCCTTGCCGTGGTTTTCTCTGCGCTTCTCGATGGCGCGGGCCCAGTCGGGGGCCGCTTCTCGGAGTCGCTCCAACAGCTTTTGCCGGCGTTGCCAGTGTGGTTGGAGCTGCCAAAGGCGCTGGGCCTCCCGGTAGACCTCCGCATAGGCTGAGGCAGAGCGCTGGGTCAAGGCCTGGGCCAGCGCCTGGCTGATGTGGTTGCGCTTGGGGTCGAGGCTACTTAGTGCTCGGTGGATTTGCTCCTCCCCCAGGCGTCGGATTATCTGGGCTCGCTTGGCTTTGAACAGGTCGCCTAGTCTCTCCAGTGCCGAGACCAGGTTCAGGACCTTGCTGCTCGATTTGAGGGTGAGGGACGAGTGCAGGTAGGCCTCGAGGTTGAAGCCCACCTCGTCGCACTCGACCGTGACGACTCCCCGTTCTTCAGAACGGGGAGTCGTCACGTCTTTCTACCCGGAGGAGGTACTCGCTGTCCTGGCCTGTGTATCCGGCGAAATCGATGGCGGGGTGCACCGGCAGCGAATTCAGAGAAAGGCGCCAGGCGTAGGCATTCAGGGTAAGGGGAAAGGAGCTCTTCTGTTTTTGCAGCTCCTCCAGGAATCGGTACAGCCGCTGGGAGCGCTCGAGGGTCGTCTTCATTTGCGAGCCCATTGTAGGATTCGTTCGCCAGGGAGGCGGTGATTAAAGCCCAAAGCGCCTCGAGCGCACCTGGGGCATCGGCAGCCTAAACCGCTCCGCCAGCGCCTGCTGGGCCTGGCGGATGCGCCAAAAAACCTGGCGCAGCATCTGCTGCTCGCGGGGGCTGAGGGAGGATTGGGCCACCCGGTTGGTGGGGGGCTGGCCCCGGCTCAGGGCCTCGAGCTGGTGCTTGAGGCGCAGGTGGGCGAGGAACAAAAAGGCCTCGCTCAGGTCTTCGGCCTCTTCCCTGGGAAGCAGCCGGGCTTCGGCAGCGGCCCGCAGGCGCTCTGGGGTGGGGCGGGCCAGAGAGCCGGCCTCGAGGCCGTACACCCGGGCCAGCGCCACGATGGCCGCCAGGCCCCCCTTCTTCAGGTTGACCTGCCCCCCTTCCCAGTGGATGCGGCCCAAAAAGCCCAAGGGCGGGGCGAAGGCCAGGGCCGAGCGGGCCAGGGCGGTCAGAAAAGCGCGGCTCTTGCCGGCCTGGCGCAGGTAGCCGTGCAAGGGCTCCGGCGAAAGTCCCCCGGCAATCGAGCGGAAGTCGAGGAAGACCTGGGCCTCCAGGAGGCCCTCGCCTTCGGGGTTTTCCAGCCACTGCTGGAAGCGGGTGGCCCACTCGGGTAGGGCGTAGCACCACCGGTCGGCCATGAAACCCCCCGGGCAGGGGGGGAACCCGGCCTCCAAAAGCCCCTCGAGCACGGCCTGGGCCAGGGCCTGGAAGTAGGGCTTGGCGGCGGGTTCCTGAAAGGCCAGGGCGTTGTCCTGGTCGGTGAGCAGGGCCTGCTCGGTGCGGCCCTCGGAGCCCAGGGCCAGCCAGGCATAGGGGCAGGGCGGGGGCCCCAGGCGGGCCTCGGCCCGGCGCAAGAGGCTACGGGTAAGGGCGTCGTTCAGAAGGCTCACCTGGCGGGTGATGGCCGGTACGGCAAAGCCCGCAGCGAGCATCTGCCGCACAATGGCCTGAAGCCGCTCGCGGTAGTCCTGCAGGGGGCCCAGGTCGCCCTGCTCGAGGCGCCGCAAAAGCCCCAAGGGGGTCTGGAGCCAGCGGCGCAAGAAGAGCCGGTCGGTGAGGAGGCCCACCACCTGGCCCCCCTCGGTGAGGGGCAGGTGGTGGATGCCCTGCTGCTCCAGGTAGGCCAAAGCCTCGTAGAGGGGGCTTACAGCGGGCAGGGTTTTGGCCGGGGCGCTGGCCACCTGCAGGGCCGGGGTGGAGGGGGGGAGTTCCTCGGCCAGCACCCGGTTGCGCAGGTCGCGGTCGGTGAGGATGGCCAGGCCCTCCGGGGTCTTCAGGAGCAAGGCGCTCACCCCGCGCTCGCGCATGCGCCGGGCGGCCTGGGCCACGCTGGCCCCCTCCTCGAGCCACACCGCCGCCTCCGCCACCTCCCCCGCCGGCTGCCCCAGGTCGGGCAGGCTCAGGGCCGCAGGTTGCAAGAGCCTGAGCCGCTCGGCCAGCCGGGCGCTGAAGAAGAGGGCAAAGGAAGGCTTTTCCAGCAGGCGGCGGAAGGCTTCCTTGGCGAGGAGCAAGCACGCCGCCTCACCCTCGGCCCGCACTGTGAGGCGGGGGGGCTGCTGGCCCAGGAGGGAGGGGTAGCCAAAAGCCTCGCCGGGCTCGAGCCAGGCCACGGCCTGCCCGTCCTGCTCCAGCCGCACCGCGCCCCCAAAAACCACATAAAGCCCCTCGGCCTCGGGCTGGGCGGGGGAAAGAATCACCGCACCCGGCTCGAAGTGCAGCAAGTGCAGGGCCCCCTCGAGGCCCGCCCAGTCGGCCTCGCTCAGGGCATCGAAGGGGGGGTACTGCTTCAGGAAGCGAGAAAATTCCGAATCCAGCCCGCCACCTCCCTTGCGGTGGGCTCCTGGGCAAAGCTGGCCCTGGCCTCGGTGTAGCGGGCCTCGCCCACCCGCTCGCGCCGCTGTTCCAAAAGGGCCTGGGCAAACGCGACGGGAAACTCGGGGTGGGGCTGCATCCCCAGCACGTTCTCCCCCACCTGAATAAAGGCGTGGGGGCTGAACTCGCTCCCCCCCAGCACCAAAGCCCCCGGCGGGAGCACGGTAATCTGATCCTGGCAGGAGAGGATGAGCCGGACTTCCCTTAGCCGGGGCTCCATCCAGGGGGCCTGCCGGTAGACCGCGAACCGGTGCACCCCCACCCCCCAGCCCAGGGGCCAGCGCTCCACCCTACCCCCCAGGGCCTGGCCGATCATCTGGTGCCCGAAGCAGACCCCCACCAGCCGGCTCTTGGAGGCCGCAATTGCCCGCACGAAGTCTTCTAAAGGGGGAATCCAGGGCAAAGGGTCGTAGACCGAGGCGCGGGAGCCCGTAATCAGGTAGCCCCCGAAGTCCTCGACCTGGGCCGGATACTGCCCCCTTCGCACGTCGAAGGGGGTGAGGGGCAGGCCCAAAAGCCGCTCGAACATGGCGGGGTAGTCGCCCGCAATGCCCCCCAGGCCCGGCGGGGGGTCGTCGCAGACCAGTACGGCCAGCCTCATAGCCTACGCAGATGATACGACTTGGGCCGGGTGAGCTGCTCGTAGCCCAGCACGGAGAGCGAGCAGCCCCGCCCGGACTCCTTGACCCCCGTCCAGGCCAGGGCGGGGTCCAGGTAGTCGCAGCGGTTGAGGAAGACCGTGCCGGTCTCTATGCCCGCTCCGAGCTCCAACGCGGCCCCTTCATCCCGGCTCCAGATGGAGGCGGTGAGGCCGTAGGGGGAGTCGTTCATGAGCGCCAGGGCTTCCGCGTCGCTTTTTACCGGCATGATGCCCACCACCGGGCCAAAGCTCTCCTCCACCATTACCCGCATCCCGTGGTGCACGTTCACCAGCACCTGCGGGGCCAGGTAGGGGGTGCCCGGCGCGTCGGCGGGGAAGTGGCGGGGGTCTATGAGGGCTTTGGCCCCCTGGGCCACCGCCTCGGCAATCTGGCCCCGCACGAACTCGGCGGCCTCGGTGCGCACCATGGGGCCCAGGGTGGTCTCGGGGTCTAGGGGGTTGCCCAGCTTGAGCTTCAGGGTCTCGGCCACAAAAGCCTCCACAAAGGGCTCGTAGAGGCTCTCGTGCACGTAGATGCGCTCCACCCCGCAGCAGGACTGGCCCGAGTTGAACATGGCCCCGTCCACCAGGTTCACCACGCTGAACTCGAGGTCGGCGTCCTCGCGCACGTAGGCCGGGTCCTTGCCCCCCAGTTCCAGGGCCACCCCCTTGAAGTGCCCCGCCGCGGCCCGCTCCACCGCCCGCCCGCCGGCCACAGAGCCGGTAAAGGCCACAAAGGCCATCCGCGGGTCGGCGATGGCCCGGGCCACCAGGTCGTGGTCCATGTGCAGGTACTGGAAGACCCCCTCGGGCAGCCCGGCCTCCTGGAAAGCCCAGGCGTAGCGCTCGGCCACCAGGGGGGTCTGGGCCGAGTGCTTGAGCACCACCGCGTTCCCCGCCAGAATGGCGGGCACGATGGTGTTGACCGAGGTCAGGTAGGGGTAGTTCCAGGGGGCCAGCACCAGCACCACGCCCAAGGGCTCGCGCCGGATGAAGCGGGTAAAGCCCGGCAGTTCCTCCACCGGCACGTCCTGCAGGGCCAGGGGCGCAATGCGGGTCATGTAGCGGGCCCGCTCGGCAAAGCCCCCCGTAATCTCCTTGGGGGTATAGCGGATGGGGCGGCCCATCTGCCAGGTGAGCTCCTGGGCCACCTCCTCCACCGCCCCGAGCATCACCTCTACCATTCGGCTCACGATGCCCATCCGCTCCTCCAGCGGGGTTTGGGCCCAGGCTTTTTGCGCCCTGGCGGCGCGGGCTAAGGCGGCCTCGAGCTCTTCTGGCCCGGCCAGCTCCCGCTCGGCGTAGACCCGCCCATCCACCGGGCTGATGGTTTTTTGAATGGTCCTGGTCACTGCCGCACCCCTACTCCGGCGTGACGTAGGCCGCGGTGATGCCCCCGTCCACCAGCAAGGCTGCCCCGGTCATGAAGGAGGAAGCCGGGCTGGCCAGAAACAAAGCGGCCTGGGCAATCTCGCTGGCCTGGCCGAAGCGGCCCATGGGGATGTGCACCAGGCGGCGCTGGCGCTTTTCCGGGGTGTCCAGGTACTTCATCAAAAGCTCGGTCTGCAAAGGCCCCGGGCACAGGGCGTTGACCCTTATGTTCTCCCGGGCGTGAATGACGGCCAGCTCGCGGGTCATGGAGAGCACCGCCCCCTTGCTCGCGGTATAGGCCAGTTGGGGGGTGGCGGCCCCCAGGAAGGCCACAAAGGAGGCGGTGTTGATGACCACCCCGCCCCCGGCCCGGCGCAGGGCGGGGATGCCGTACTTGCAGCCCAGAAAGACCCCCTTCACGTTCACGGCAAAGGTCAGGTCCCATACGGCCTCGCTGGTGTGGATGGCATCGTCGTCCTCGGCGTGGGAGATGCCGGCGTTGTTGAAAAGGATGTCGAGCCGGCCAAAGACCCGCTCGGCCTCCTCCACCATGCGCTGGGCATCCTCGGCCTTGGAGACGTCGGCCTGCACGAAGTGGGCCTGGCCTCCTGCGGCCCGGATGCGCTCGGCGGTCTCCTGGCCTTTTTCCAGGATGTCCACCGCTACCACCCTTGCCCCTTCTTGGGCAAAGAGCAGGGCAGCCTCGAGGCCAATCCCGCTGGCAGCGCCGGTAATCAGGGCCACCTTGTCAGCTAGTTGCATGAAACCTCCCTAAATTCGCTCAAAGTACCGCTTGCGCTCCCAGTCGGTCACGGCCCGGTTGAAGGCCTGCCACTCGGTGCGGAAGAAGTGGGTGTAGTGCTCGTGGACGGCCTCGCCCAGCGCCTCTTTGGCGAAGGCGCTATGGGCAAACCCCTCCACCGCCTCGCCCAGGGTGTAGGGCACCCGGGGCAGATGGCGGGCCTGGTAGATGTCGCCCTGGAATATGGGGGGTGGGGAGAGGCCCTGTTCCATGCCCGCAAGCCCCGAGGCCAGGGCTGCGGCCAGGGCCAGGTAGGGGTTCAGGTCGGCCCCGCCGATGCGGCACTCGATGCGCAGCGAGGGGCCCTGCCCCACCACGCGGAACCCGGCGGTGCGGTTGTCGTAGCTCCAGGCCAGCCGGGTGGGGGCCCAGGAGCCGTCCTCGTAGCGCTTGTAAGAGTTCACCGTGGGGGCATACAGGGGCATGAAGTCGGGCACGTGGGCCATCCAGCCGGCCAAAAACTGCCCGAAGACCGCCGAGCCCTTTACCGGCCCGTAGCTTTCCTCACCGGCAAAGGCGTTCTGGCCGTTCTTCCACAGCGAGAGGTGGATGTGGCAGGAGGAGCCCGCCTGGCCGTGGTGGGGCTTGGCCATGAAGGTCACCGAGAGGCCCATAGAGTCGGCGATTTCCTTGAGGCACTGTTTGAACAAGGCGTGCCGGTCGGCCATCTCCAGGGCCTCGGCGTAGCGCAGGTTGACCTCGTGCTGCCCCAGGCCCCACTCCCCCTTGGAGTTCTCCACCGGGATCCCCGAGGCCTTGAGGTGCCGCCGCACCGCAGCGGTGAAGGGCTCTTCGCGGGTGCCCTGCAGCAGGTGGTAGTCCTCCAGGTAGTAGCCGGCGGGCTCGAGGCCCGCGTAGCCCTGCCGGTGGGCCTCGCGGTAGGAGACCCGGTAGAGGTAGTACTCCAGCTCCGAGGCGGCCATCACCGTGTAGCCCAGGGCTTTGGCCCGCTCGAGCTGGCGCTTCAGGATGGTGCGGGGGGCCACCTCCACCGGCTGGTGGGTGCGCTCGTCTTCCAGGTCGCAGAGCACGATGGCGCTTTTCTCGAGCCAGCTCGCAGGCCGCAGGGTGGAGAGGTCGGGCACCAGGTGAAAGTCGCCATAGCCCAGCTCCCAGTTGGCAAAGCGGTAGCCCTGCACCGGCTCCATCTCCATGTCGGTGGTGAGCAGGTAGTCGCAGCCGTGGGTGCCGTGGCTGGCCACATGCTCCACGAAAAACTCGGCCTCGAAGCGCTTGCCCATGAGCCGCCCGTAGTGGTCGGGGAAAGCCACCAGCACGGTCTCTATCTCGCCTGCGTTTACCTTCTGGGCCAGCCAGTCCAGCTTGCTCATCTCATCTCCTGAAAGCCCTTGGGTTCAGCCTGTCTGTTGCTTCGGGCAACGCACGCCTACCGGATTTCCCGCTGCGCCTCGGCGATCAGCGCGGCCTCCTCCTCGGGGGCCTGGGCCACCAGGCGGAAGCGGCTGTAGAACCAGTAGTAGGCCATCATCAGCACCACAAAGACGGCCGTGCCCACCACGCCAGGGCGGTAGCTCTCCACCGCAAAGGTGGCCCCCAGGCAGACCAGGGCCAGAATGGCCCCCACCCAGGCCCCCGGCACGCCCAGCGGGCTCTTGTAGGGCCGGGGCAGGTCGGGGCGGGTGCGGGCTAAGCGGATGTAGGCGAACATCACCATGGCATACGAGATCACCGCGCCAAACACCGCCATATTGAGGAGCGCGGCCCCCACGCTATCGGAGAAGGTGCTGATGAGCACGCACATCAGGAAGCCCACCACCGCGCCCAGAATCAGGGCGTAGTGCGGGGTGTGGTAGCGGCTCACGATGGAAAGCCCGGTGGGCAAATAGCCGGCCCGCGAGAGGGCAAAGATGAGCCGTCCGTAGGCGTAGATGATGGCGTGGAAGCTGGCCACCAGCCCAGTGATGGCAATTAGGGTGAGTATGGTGGTGGTGGCGGCGTCGCCGAACACCGCCTTGAAGCCGAGCTCCAGGGGGGCGCCCGACTCCCCTACCTCCTTGGCCCCCGCCACCCCGGTGTTAAGGATTAGGGTCAGCACCGAGAGCACCAGCAAGGTAATGATGCCCAGGATGAGCGCCCGGGGCATATCCCGCACCACATCGTGCGACTCCTCAGCGGCCAGGGGAAGCTGCTCGATGGCCAAATAGAACCAGATGGCAAAGGGCAAAGCGGCAAAGACCCCGTACCAGCCAAAGGGGAGGAAGCTCGAGCCTCCCGGTTGAGGCTCTATGTTGAAGACCTTGTCCCAGCTAAAGGCCCCCGAAAAAGCAGCGGCCACATAGAAGAAGACCAGCACCCCCAAGGCCAGCAGGGTCACGATGAGCGAGACCCGAAGCGTCAGGGCGGTACCGCGGATGTTGATGCCCACAAAGAAGGCGTAAAAGACCGCCCACCAGATCCAGGCCGGTACCCCAGGGATGAGGGCGTTCATATAGCCCGCAATGCCCACCACAATCACCGCCGGGGTAATCACGTACTCGATGAGGTCGGTGACCCCGTTCAAAAAGGCCCAGTTGGGGCCAAAGGCGCTGCGGGTGAAGGAGTAGAACCCCCCGGCGTGGGGCAACGCGGTGGAGAGCTCGGCGATGGAAAGCACCATGGTCACATACAGCACCGCCACCACGAGGGTGGCCAGCAGAAGCCCGCCGAAGCCCCCTGCCGCGAGCCCGAAGTTCCAGCCGAAAAAGTCGCCCGAGATGACCGCGCCCACCCCCAGGCCCCACAAAAGCACCCAGCCCGCGCTCTTGCGCAGCCGACGCTTCTCCAGGTAGGTGTTGTCCACGTCTATGTAGCGTGCGCCCCGTACCTCCTTGGGTCTATTCTCCATTGAAGCCTCCCTTGCCAGACCGCTTCAGACCTTTTGCCGCGCCCGGATCAGTCGTGCTAGCTCTTTCACCCCCTCTTCCAGGCCTTCGGCGCCTTCGGCCCCGAAGCAAAGCCGGAAGTGCATGGCCTCGTCGCTTCGCACCAGGAAGGCCTCCCCCGGGGTGATGGCCACCCCCCGGGCCAGGGCCTGGCGGTGTAGCTCCAGGGTTGAGAAAAGTCGGGGCAGGCTGACCCAGCAGGAAAACCCCCCCTCGGGGCGGCTCCAGTGCACCCCGGCGGGCATGTGGCGGCTCAGGGCCTGCAACAGCGCGTCACGCCGACGCTGGTAGATGGGCAGTACCTGTTTCAGGTGCTGCTTCAGGCTTCCTTGGCGGATGAACTGCGCTGCCGCCCGCTGCAACAAAGGCGGCGGCCCGGTGATATCGGAGACGTTGTGCAAGGCGGTGAAGCGCTCGAGCAGGGCCTCGGGGGCCAGCAGGTAGCCAATCCGCAGCCCTGGCATCAGCACCTTGGAAAGGCTGGCCAGGTGCACCACCTGCGACCCGGCCCCCAGGCGCTGGGCCAGGGCATACAGCGGGGTGGGAGGGGTTTTCTCGTAGCTCAAGCAGCCCAGGGTGTCGTCCTCCACCAGGGTGAAGCCATGGGCCTGGGCCAGCGCCAACAGCCGCCGCAGCCGCTCTTGGCAAAAGCGCAGCCCGGTGGGGTTGTGGTAGCTCGGGATGGTGTAGTAAAAGCGCGGGCGGTGGCGCTTCAGGAGGGCCTCGAGCACCTCCAGCCGGGGACCTTCAGCATCCAGGGGCACCGGCAGCGGCTTGAGGCGGAACTGCTTGAGAATCCCCAGCAAGCCCAGGTAGGTGGGCTCCTCCAGAAGCACCTCTTCCCCAGGCTCGGCTAGGGCCCGGCAGACCAGGGCCAGCCCCTGCAGCCCCCCCACCGTCACCAGCACCTCCTGGGGGTCGGCCTCGATGCCCCGTTGCTCCAGAAGCTCGCTGAGGGCCACCCTAAGCTCGGGCTCGCCCATCACCGAGCCGTAGCCGAAGACCTCGCGCGCCAGCGGCTTCAACCCCTCCAGGCAGGCCCAGAAGGCCTCGTAGGGGAACAGAGCAGGGTCGGCGGTGGCCAAAGCCAGGTTGTGCAGGGCCCGCGCGTGCTGCAACCGGTGCAGGTCGGAGAGCACCAGGTCGGGCTCGAGCCGCTCCCCCAGGCTGGGCTGGGCGGCGGGCCGGGCCTGGGGGCTCACAAAAGTGCCCCGGCCCACCACCGACTCGATGAGTCCATCGGCCTGCAGCTCGCGGTAGGCGTTGTGGATGGTGAGCCGGGTGGTGCCCACCTCGCGGGCCAGGGCCCGCACCGTGGGCAAGCGGGTGCCCGGGGGCAGCTCGCCCCTGGCGATGCGGGTGCGGAACTCCTCGGCGATGTGGCGGTATAAAGCGGTATGCCTGTCCCGCTGCAGCTTGACCCGGATTCCCATGGCGCTCCCCTTTGGATTGGGGAGCATTATAGGCACGGGCTCTGAGGGGGGAGA
Coding sequences:
- a CDS encoding DUF294 nucleotidyltransferase-like domain-containing protein; this encodes MLHFEPGAVILSPAQPEAEGLYVVFGGAVRLEQDGQAVAWLEPGEAFGYPSLLGQQPPRLTVRAEGEAACLLLAKEAFRRLLEKPSFALFFSARLAERLRLLQPAALSLPDLGQPAGEVAEAAVWLEEGASVAQAARRMRERGVSALLLKTPEGLAILTDRDLRNRVLAEELPPSTPALQVASAPAKTLPAVSPLYEALAYLEQQGIHHLPLTEGGQVVGLLTDRLFLRRWLQTPLGLLRRLEQGDLGPLQDYRERLQAIVRQMLAAGFAVPAITRQVSLLNDALTRSLLRRAEARLGPPPCPYAWLALGSEGRTEQALLTDQDNALAFQEPAAKPYFQALAQAVLEGLLEAGFPPCPGGFMADRWCYALPEWATRFQQWLENPEGEGLLEAQVFLDFRSIAGGLSPEPLHGYLRQAGKSRAFLTALARSALAFAPPLGFLGRIHWEGGQVNLKKGGLAAIVALARVYGLEAGSLARPTPERLRAAAEARLLPREEAEDLSEAFLFLAHLRLKHQLEALSRGQPPTNRVAQSSLSPREQQMLRQVFWRIRQAQQALAERFRLPMPQVRSRRFGL
- a CDS encoding gamma-glutamyl-gamma-aminobutyrate hydrolase, with the protein product MRLAVLVCDDPPPGLGGIAGDYPAMFERLLGLPLTPFDVRRGQYPAQVEDFGGYLITGSRASVYDPLPWIPPLEDFVRAIAASKSRLVGVCFGHQMIGQALGGRVERWPLGWGVGVHRFAVYRQAPWMEPRLREVRLILSCQDQITVLPPGALVLGGSEFSPHAFIQVGENVLGMQPHPEFPVAFAQALLEQRRERVGEARYTEARASFAQEPTAREVAGWIRNFLAS
- a CDS encoding aldehyde dehydrogenase family protein; translation: MTRTIQKTISPVDGRVYAERELAGPEELEAALARAARAQKAWAQTPLEERMGIVSRMVEVMLGAVEEVAQELTWQMGRPIRYTPKEITGGFAERARYMTRIAPLALQDVPVEELPGFTRFIRREPLGVVLVLAPWNYPYLTSVNTIVPAILAGNAVVLKHSAQTPLVAERYAWAFQEAGLPEGVFQYLHMDHDLVARAIADPRMAFVAFTGSVAGGRAVERAAAGHFKGVALELGGKDPAYVREDADLEFSVVNLVDGAMFNSGQSCCGVERIYVHESLYEPFVEAFVAETLKLKLGNPLDPETTLGPMVRTEAAEFVRGQIAEAVAQGAKALIDPRHFPADAPGTPYLAPQVLVNVHHGMRVMVEESFGPVVGIMPVKSDAEALALMNDSPYGLTASIWSRDEGAALELGAGIETGTVFLNRCDYLDPALAWTGVKESGRGCSLSVLGYEQLTRPKSYHLRRL
- a CDS encoding glucose 1-dehydrogenase, whose product is MQLADKVALITGAASGIGLEAALLFAQEGARVVAVDILEKGQETAERIRAAGGQAHFVQADVSKAEDAQRMVEEAERVFGRLDILFNNAGISHAEDDDAIHTSEAVWDLTFAVNVKGVFLGCKYGIPALRRAGGGVVINTASFVAFLGAATPQLAYTASKGAVLSMTRELAVIHARENIRVNALCPGPLQTELLMKYLDTPEKRQRRLVHIPMGRFGQASEIAQAALFLASPASSFMTGAALLVDGGITAAYVTPE
- a CDS encoding glutamine synthetase family protein, giving the protein MSKLDWLAQKVNAGEIETVLVAFPDHYGRLMGKRFEAEFFVEHVASHGTHGCDYLLTTDMEMEPVQGYRFANWELGYGDFHLVPDLSTLRPASWLEKSAIVLCDLEDERTHQPVEVAPRTILKRQLERAKALGYTVMAASELEYYLYRVSYREAHRQGYAGLEPAGYYLEDYHLLQGTREEPFTAAVRRHLKASGIPVENSKGEWGLGQHEVNLRYAEALEMADRHALFKQCLKEIADSMGLSVTFMAKPHHGQAGSSCHIHLSLWKNGQNAFAGEESYGPVKGSAVFGQFLAGWMAHVPDFMPLYAPTVNSYKRYEDGSWAPTRLAWSYDNRTAGFRVVGQGPSLRIECRIGGADLNPYLALAAALASGLAGMEQGLSPPPIFQGDIYQARHLPRVPYTLGEAVEGFAHSAFAKEALGEAVHEHYTHFFRTEWQAFNRAVTDWERKRYFERI
- the eat gene encoding ethanolamine permease, which gives rise to MENRPKEVRGARYIDVDNTYLEKRRLRKSAGWVLLWGLGVGAVISGDFFGWNFGLAAGGFGGLLLATLVVAVLYVTMVLSIAELSTALPHAGGFYSFTRSAFGPNWAFLNGVTDLIEYVITPAVIVVGIAGYMNALIPGVPAWIWWAVFYAFFVGINIRGTALTLRVSLIVTLLALGVLVFFYVAAAFSGAFSWDKVFNIEPQPGGSSFLPFGWYGVFAALPFAIWFYLAIEQLPLAAEESHDVVRDMPRALILGIITLLVLSVLTLILNTGVAGAKEVGESGAPLELGFKAVFGDAATTTILTLIAITGLVASFHAIIYAYGRLIFALSRAGYLPTGLSIVSRYHTPHYALILGAVVGFLMCVLISTFSDSVGAALLNMAVFGAVISYAMVMFAYIRLARTRPDLPRPYKSPLGVPGAWVGAILALVCLGATFAVESYRPGVVGTAVFVVLMMAYYWFYSRFRLVAQAPEEEAALIAEAQREIR
- a CDS encoding PLP-dependent aminotransferase family protein, with the translated sequence MGIRVKLQRDRHTALYRHIAEEFRTRIARGELPPGTRLPTVRALAREVGTTRLTIHNAYRELQADGLIESVVGRGTFVSPQARPAAQPSLGERLEPDLVLSDLHRLQHARALHNLALATADPALFPYEAFWACLEGLKPLAREVFGYGSVMGEPELRVALSELLEQRGIEADPQEVLVTVGGLQGLALVCRALAEPGEEVLLEEPTYLGLLGILKQFRLKPLPVPLDAEGPRLEVLEALLKRHRPRFYYTIPSYHNPTGLRFCQERLRRLLALAQAHGFTLVEDDTLGCLSYEKTPPTPLYALAQRLGAGSQVVHLASLSKVLMPGLRIGYLLAPEALLERFTALHNVSDITGPPPLLQRAAAQFIRQGSLKQHLKQVLPIYQRRRDALLQALSRHMPAGVHWSRPEGGFSCWVSLPRLFSTLELHRQALARGVAITPGEAFLVRSDEAMHFRLCFGAEGAEGLEEGVKELARLIRARQKV